The nucleotide sequence AAGGGTACCGGACACTGGTGTGGCACCACCCACAGCCACCGCCCACCTTGGTGAGGGGGTGAAcagcaggagggtggctgggttctCCCCATCTTCCCAGACCCACGTAGGCAGGGCCGCCCAGACTTCCGGCCCCTTGAACACAGGCAGGGCACCGGCACGAACCAGGGACCCGTCTGGGCTGGACTCTGCCGTGAACTCTCTAAGATGGAAACCCCTCTCCAGACCGGCAAAGGAGCGAGCATCATGAGGCATGAGGGGGTCTGTGGGTTGGGCAGGGTAGTAGAGGCTGCAAGGAGGCAGGACTCGAGTGTGTACCCACCCCCCAAGCTGACATGAGGGAAACATTCTGTCAGCTCAAGGAGCCAAGCACCCAAGCCTGTTCTATCCATGATCTCAAGACTCCAAGGACAACCTAGGGGCCTCCCGGGCACGACCACCGCCCCCGAAGAGAAGGGCCTACAAGAGCCAAGTGGCGACCAAGGAGGACAGCCAGGATGTAGGGCTCATCCCAGGAGTCTGGCTCCCGAACCCAGGCTAGGCCACAGCCTCCAACACCAGCTGCCGGACATCACCAGAAGTTTCAGTTCTCCGCCCTACAGTCCTAGAGACCCCGCAAGGCTCATCCAGAGGACGCCCAGCCCTCAAATGCCTGACTGGGTGCGTGCACTGCAGCCCATGCTCCCGGGAGGGCCGCCCAGCCGCTTGGCCCAGCCCGCCGCCTGGAGGAAGCACGGTGCACGGGCCCCCCACACCCGCTCCCAGCCCTCACGGATGCTGGGGCCCAGGACAGCCCGCCTGCCTTGAGGCACGAGGGCCGCCAGGAGGCCGCACAGGCCCCCAGTCCCGCTGGTGGCCGCAACTCGCCCGCCCACCCTCTGCCCCGCACACATATCCACTGCTGCTCCGGCTCCCTGCTTGCCGGTCCTCTGTCCAGGCCACCTCGGCCTCTCAGCAGGACTCCAGCAGTCTCCTGTTGACCCACACAGAACCTTCTGGAAACCATCCCAGGCACGACGGCATCAGGCTGCGTGCCCCCATGCCCACGAGCCCCTCCACGCGCTGCCCTCTTCCCAGGCATGGCCCCAGCTCCCCAGCTCACTGAGCCTCCAGCCCCGGGGCCCTGGGTGTCACCCGCCACGGCTTAGGTCTGCTCCCCAGAGAAGGCCTCGCAGGCCTCCGTCTAATGGGGTCCTGCTCCTCCTCTCAGCTCCCAGCCCTCGGGCACCTCAAGCTTTCCTGCCTGTGGTCTGTTGCACATGTACCCTCCGGGGTCTGTCCCGCTCGGCTGGCCTGCAGCCCCCGGCGGAACAGGACAGGGTGGGAGGCGGGTGGAGCTGGCAGAAAGGGGGGTGCAGAAGGAGAGTTTAAAGGCCAGGCAGCAGCTTCCTGCCAAGGAACCCATGGGGCAAACGTGAAGAGAGTCACCAGATTTGGTGAGtctgagatcaaagtgccaaTGGGTGTGAAAACCAGACTGCAAAGAGTCTGAGAAGCCAACTCTGATCTCCACACGCCATGGCCAAGGGCTGGGCCGAGGGGACAGGGTAGCTTTAAGGAGCAGCCACCAGGCAGGCAACTCCTGAGGGGCCAGGGAAgacggcggggggggggggggggtaggcgggggcaggggcgggtggggggggcTGGGAGAGCAGGCAGGACCGAGTCAGTGGGTGTGGACAGGCTGGCACAGTGCCCCGTGGGGTGAACGTGGGGCCCCCGGAACAGAGCCAGCAGAGGCGGGAGCCAAAGCAGGGACGGAGCTCAGGAGCTCAGCACCTGCGGCCCTACTCCAGTCCAGTGGGACCCCGCCCAGGGGTCGGGGGCCAGGCACAGAGGACGGACGGGGCGGCGGCGGGGCAGGGCAGACGGGAAGATGAGGGGAGGCGGGTTCGAGCCTCTGGGGCCTTCGGAGGcaggctccccccacccctgctctgcAGGAGCTCCTCTCAGAGGTATGCAGCTAACAGCTCCGACCACATTCCTGAGCTGCTTACAGATGCTGAAAGCACCACCAAGGAGCCCGAAAGACTGGGGATGTTCACCCCTCGTGGTTCTGCCTGTGACCTCACCATCAGTCAGTCAAAGAACTGTGCACCAGCTGATCAAAGACTCTGcgactccccacccacccccacccaaccTGGCCTTTAAAATTGCTCTCCTGAAACCCTCCCATGAGCTGCGGGTGGGGAGAAGTTGAGCCACTGTCTCTTTGCTCTGCCCTCCCTGCAAATAAGCCTTTCTTTGCTCCCAACTCCAACTTCCCATTTGTTCCACCTCACTGTGCTTCAGGTACATGAAGGTGGAGTCGGGAACACGCACGCGGGGGGGCCACGCATCCACACGCAGCAGCTCACTGCGGCGGCCCTGCGCGCAAAGCAGGCCCTCAGAAGCAGGTTACAGACATGATTACCTTTCCTCGTCATTAGTTTTATGAACTTTGCCCAATAACGAGCTCAATCATTCTCTCATGCAGAAGAGGACTAAACAGCCACGCTGCAGAAGCCAGAGCAAGGAGCACGCCTAATGCCCGCGACACTCAGCACCCTGGACAGGGACCCTCCAGCCAGCGGCAGGAGCAGGGTCGGGGCCCTGGGGGTCAGGAGGCAGGGAGAAGGGCCCCGCCAggacccaggctcccccgtcccaccTGCAAGGACCCCGGGAAGGAAAGAAACCCTCTGCCCAGCTCAGGTTCTGCTCCCATCCTTCCCCTCCTACCTAAACACTCAACACACCTTTCTGACACCACCTCCGTGCAGCAGCTGCGAGCACAGGACCAACCGCAGGTGACGCTGCGGCCTCGCGCCCCCCGCCGGAGTTCCTCCCGAGTGCTGATGGCGCTTCTCTGCGTCTGCTCAGGCCAAGCCACTGCCTGACCTCCAGCTGAAGCCCAGGCACCCAGAGGTGCAGGAGGCGGCAGCCACACAGCCTCCCAGAGGCGCTTCTCCTGGATGGCGCCCCTCACAGTGTGGAAGCCCCAGGCTGGCCCCCACGCCCCCAGCACTGCACATCCCAGGTCGGGCAGGACTGGCTACCCTGGGCCCTACACCCAGACCGTCTGGACCAGAGCAGGGAAAGCAGCCACGGGAACCCCACCTAGGGACACGCAACAGGAAGCAGTAAGCTCCCACAGGGAGCGGGGTCTCCAGCTGCACTAGGAGGTGGACCGTGGCGAGTAGAGAGTGGGGCCTCACAGGAGTCGGGGCGCCCGCAGAGAAGGCGGCCTCGGGCCCCGTGGGCTCTGCACGCTGGCAGAGGGCACCATCCACCCAGACGTCCAGGGCAGTCTTCACTCTAAAGCTGCCCTTCATGGACAGAAACCCACACCTACACTGGAGGCTGGAGGCCCCTCCCACTGTGGGGGTGTCTTCTCTGGGGACGCCTGGGCCAGGGCAGGAGGGAAGCTGTGAACCCCTTGTGCTGTGATGCCCACGATCCAGGTGAGAGTCCACAGTCACAGGTTGCAATGCTCACCAGATCTCCATCCCTGGTGTCAACGTTTCTGCTCCGTCCAAACCGATGAACCCTGTGTGTCCTAGCCAGGCCCTTCCCACCTGGCTGTTGGGCTGCCTGCCCCCCGCCTGTCTCCACTGTGACAAAACCCCAGCTATAGGACCCCGGCTCCCAGTTCCTAGAAAGACTCCCTCCCCACAGAGGAGAAGCCGTGACTTCAGACTGATGCAGGTCCAGGGCTGGACCTCTGCTCCCTGGACCAACGGAGCCAGGAGGGCTGCCTGGGGACCTGCACTCACCCGCTGGGCCAACCGCTGCTTCTCCTGGTCCACACCGCCCTCCCCACGCCGCAGCGTCACACTCCAGGGACTTGCAGCTGCCTCTCTCTCTGTCGTGGCCACACGGACCAGCTCGTCCTGAAGCACAGCCTGCTCCCAGTCACACCTGGGCCAgaggagagacggagacacaGATGCAGGCGCAGCTCACGCAGCTGCTGGGGCAGGGACATGAGGGCCGACGGGACGCCGTGGCCGCCAGGGAGGGTCAGGCACCAGTGACGGTCCCCTGGGGTTGGGGGGACACTGCCACGCGTCCTCAGCCAGCTGAAGAACCAGAGACCCAATGCCTGATGAGAGATCCTCACGGCAGGGGTCCAACTCCACCACCCTAGGCCCCTTTAGAGACGGGCAGGGGACAGcccacctccccgccccaccTCAGAGCTgcaaggtcaggagcagcagcCTTGGTTCTCAATGTTCAACTCTCAGTCCTGAACGCGTGTCTCCCCTTGGACCTGTTTCTAGTCTCCCTAGTAAAATCctcctagagaaagaaaaaagcagctgAGAAGATCTTAGAAGTGCTCTTTAtcagcggggtgggggtggggtggtaaaCACCTCAGAGTGAAAAAGGCCGCGGATGTCGGCCCGGGGCACGGCGGGCATGAGGCCCTGAGTGCTACACTCTCTGCCGCATTACAGCCCCAAGACCGAGGACCAGACGTGGTGCCTTCAGCAGTGAACACGCTCACGAGGCAGGTGTGACAGATGGAAGATAATTAGAAGACTGGGTGAAAAGAGCAAGATAACAAAATTTTACACGACTTTGAAAAACATAAGCCtaaactagagaaaaaaagacactTGAAAGAAATAGTCCAAAATGTTAATACGGAATGATGAATCTACTGGTGACTTTTTCATTTCGTATACATCCTAAGTCTCCCATTAGCACGTGTTACTTGAacgttttttaaaatgcttaaaagtttttgtttgttttttttttaattctggttAATTGCTTGGAGGAGGCCTCTGGGGATTAGGGACTGGACACTCTCAGAAGGTGGGTCCTTCTGAGATCACAGGACGGATGTAGCCACGCTGACCTGCAGAGGGGACAGCCCAGCAGGGATGACCCAGGCCGCCCGCCCCCCGAAGGCAGCTGCCTGAGTCCGTTACAGAGGCGCAGCCTCACGGCTGCAGACGAGCCCCTCAGTACCAGCTGAGGGCTTGCTGAGCCACACCGCGAGGACCCCACACCAGCCCTGAGAACCCTGAGGCCTAGAGACACGGTGCGCCTGGGGCCTCCACTGCTGCctgccagccctgccccagccagGGTGCTCACCAGGCTGAGGCCCACGCTGGGGAGGCACCCACACCTGGAGCCAGGCCACGAGCGAGCTCCTCCAAACATGGCTGCACACACCCGCAAGGCCACAGAgtcctgccctcccccacccgtAGTCTCATCTCGTCACACGAGGACCAGCGGCACCTAAAGCGCAGGCCGGGCGTCCCACCAACGTAAGACAATGCGAGGGACCAGACCCCCGGCCTCTGGGCGAGGAGAAGGCACCTGGTGCGGAAGGCGTGGCCCGGGGCGAGCACCTCCTCAGCATACCTCTCAAGAGGGTCCACCTGCACCCGCGGAGGCCCCCGGCCACTGCCGCAGTCCGGCCTGGGCGGTTTCGAGTCTGCAGGGGTAGACAAGAAAAGGTCAGCAGCAACCCACGGACGGAGGGAGGCTCAGCATCACCCGAAGAGGGCCTGGGAGGACACCCCTGGATGGACGTGGTCTCAGTGGTCACCCCAGATGGGCCCTGGAGGACACCCCTGGATGGATGTGGTCATGGTGGTCACCCAGGGAGGGCCTGGGAGGGGACTGTGGATGGATGTGGTCATGGTGGTGACCCAGGAAAGGGCTGGGACTGTGGATGGACGTGGTCATGGTGGTCACCCCAGAGGGGCCCGGGAGGACGCCCCTGGATGGACGTGGTCATGGTGGTCACCCAGGGGAGGGCCCAGGAGGACGCCCCCGGATGGACGTGGTCATGGTGGTCACCCAGGGGAGGGCCCAGGAGGGGACTGTGGATGGACGTGGTCATGATGGTCACCTAGGAAAGGACCCGGCAGGACGCCCCCAGATGGACGTGGTCATGGTGGTCACCCAGGAGAGGGCCCGGTAGGGGACTGTGGATGGATGTGGTCATGATGGTCACCCAGGAGAGGGCCCCGGGGGACATCCCCTGGGTGGACGTGCCCTGGGCCAACAGAACATGGCCTTGCCCTGCTGTCAGGAGGGAGGTGCCCCGAAGGCCCCTGGCCTGTACCCTGCACAGACAGGATGGCAGGGTCGCTGGGCAGTGTGGATACCTGAGTGCGGTGACTgacacccccctcccacctctcagctGCTGGAACCCAGGCACCCTCCCCAGGAGGCCAGCCAGCCGAGGGGAGCTCCCTGTCTCCACGCTGAGAGGTCAGCGGGGGCGCAGCCTGCATTTCCTGggccccttctccagggctctgACCTGAACGTGGCCAGCGCCCCCGGGAAGGAAGTCTGCGCACCTTTCCACTGGCATCACCTTGAGTGTGACAGCACTTCAGGCTGTCACGGGAGGCCTTCCTTCCTGCATGAACCCGGGGATCTCCAAGCAAACCCACTCACTCTCCTCCCCACACGGTGACAGTGCGGCTCTGTTACCCTGCGGCTGCAGCTTCAGCGTCTCCGCCCCTTCGCAGGCGTGCACGCTTGGCCACGTGGGCCACAGGAGACCCGGCAGGAGAACCAGGCTTTGGGAGGAAGGTCGGGGGTGCTGCTCCCAAGACCTTCACAGCTGCCAACTCCAGAAGGCTGGGCAGGTGTGCTGGAGGGCCTCGCCAGGAGCATGCAGGAGGCGCTGCCGCCCAGTGTGGGCCTGACGGAGGCCCCCTGGACTTAGCCACTGGCTTCTGACAGCTCTCCTGACACAAGACTGATCACACTTTTGCTTTCTACATAGTTTTCCTTTCTCACGACCACAAAAGTAACGTGTGTGCCCACTGCAGAGCCCGTGGCCAGACCCCTACGGCCACATTCCATGGCATTCTGCCGGCCCTGCCACTGGTGATGGCACGAGTGAGCCAACCATCCGAGGGGGCTGGGCCTCGTCATGGATGTGACCGTCTGTGCGCGTCTCCCTGCGGCCGTCAGAGCGCCTCACGGCCCTGGCAGGTGGGCACCGCTCATGCTTCCCCAGTTTGTCACTCATTCTTCATCCATTTTGTCTAAATTGTCTCTAATTTTACAGTCATATTTCACACCCTTCTTTAAAGTTTCTTCATTATATTTCGATGTCTGACTTCCTGACATGCACTTGGGGTATGGTGTGACTTAAGGGtttaattttaacttctttttctatttagaaaaattaaggtaagaaaattgataaagaaaattataaagaaatttataaattataaatttctataaattagaaagaaaagttaaagaaGTTTAACTTTAACTTCTTTTAACTTTATCAGTAAAGTAAAAGCAAACACTGCTTTTGAAAGTAAaagctgggacttcccaggcggtgcaggggttaagaatccgccttgcaatgcagggaacgcaGGTTCAGTttccggttggggaactaagatatcaGATGCCACGACTCCTGGGCTGAGCAGCACAAGCAGAGAGGCCGCACAGCAAGGACAGAGCCCGCACGAGCCAGGAAGAGCTCACGGGCTGCGACTAAGGCCTGCGCAGCCAGATCCACAAGCACCTCACAGTGTGTAACAGAAAGGACCCTGCAGTCAGGCCACCCACGCCGACGCTCCTCCCGCTTTCAGAAAGTCGAAACTCACTCACGGTCAAACATCAAAATACTTTGTTAAACCAAAAGCATGTACTTTATTTTTGGTCATATAGCATGGCTTgccggatcttagttcctcaactagggattgaacccatgtcccctgtagtggaagctcggagccccaaccactggaccaccagggagcccCCAAGGCACACAGTGCAGGGGACGGGGTGTCGCGAGGCCCAGCCAGCAGCCCTGGCCCCGTCCCTGCACCTCACACTCCAGTCAGGAAACCACGCGCGGTCCTGAGACGGCTGCGGCCGTGCCATGCCTGAGCCCCGGCCTCCCCACCCGCAGGGCCGCGCCGCAAAGTCCAGGTCCTGCGCCGGCCCCCTGGGGCCCCCGAGTAACTAGCCCTCTCCTCTGTGCCGCTGGGCCCTGATGGGCGCCGGTGTCCCACGGGCACCAGACACTGTACCCTGTAGGGTCACACACTCAGCTCCCGACAGGGTGGGCCTGCCCACCAGGAGGGCCCCTATCCCCGCCTCGGTGTCCCAGCACGGGGCTCATGCCGAGTGGACAGGAGGGAGCGCCCGCCTGCGAGCTGGCACCCCAGCAGGGCagagcagctgagaaggcagctCCACCATGAGGCTGGGTCCCTGCAGCCCTTGGATGTAAAGCACCCACATCGCAGTGGGGAACCCAGCTCCTCATCAAGCTCTGTATTTAACCAGCTGCCACGAGGGCTTTTCCCATTTGTAGTATCTTAACGTTTTTGCACTATACTTTCTCCACTCTTACATGCGTTGTTCCTTTGTGTTTGCTAACAGGAATTACTTCAATAAAAGCACAGGCTTTTCCTCCCATGACAGACATGCCACTGGGGAATGAAGGCCCTTCCTGCCCAGCACAGGTGGCTCCGGGCGGGCTGGGGGGAcccgggggtggggtggtggccCTCCCAGAGCCCAGCACCACCATcccaggagcagggccaggacccCAGGGCAAAGGGCAGGTCAGAGCTCTGAGCACGACACCAAGGCCACCCCATCACTGCCTCCTTCCATGCAGAGAGGCTGGCACAGCGGGGACTCTGCCCTAGACTCAGCGGTGGTTAGGGAGGCTCTGCAGATACTGCTGTCCCTGGATGCGAGCGCACCCCATGTGGGTCCCTTCCTCCTGGGAAGTGCTTCCCGCAGGCACCACCCAGGGCTCAGGGCGCTGTCTCCAGGAGGAACTCTCTACCCAACCCCCGCCCAGACCTGCCACCCTGGCCTACCTTTCTCCCGGCCTCCGGAGGGGCCAAGGGCAGCAGCTGGAGGGGCCAGCAGCCCGACTCTGGATGGCTGGCCAGGCTCCTTCATGCGGTTGACCACGTTTTCAGATAGCTGTGATAAGGATTGAGAGGAAACGGTTACAGAACCCTGGGGAAGTGAAGACACCCCTCACCCACACCCCGAATTTCTGAGCAGACCACTTCCTCAAGACCAACTCCCACAATACACTGAACTCCACACAGAACCACTCGTGCAGGCCTGGCACCCACCAGCAAATGCCATGCCGGGTCTGGGTGCCTCGGGCTGGCTTCCTGGCTGCACCCACTGGCCCCACGTGCAGGGCACCCTGAGCTCCCTGCTCCTCCCTGGCCCTGACACCCGCATCCCGCCCTGAAGAGGTGCACGTATCTACCTCTGCCCATCCCACCCTTCCCTGGGGGCATCCAGGGTCCCGGCATGGACAGCACCAAGTTAAGGACCTTCTCTCCTACTCcactgatttaggtcatatctaaatggtctaatggttttccccattttcttcaacttaagtttgaatttggcaataaggagtttatgagctgagccatagtcagctcctggtcttgtttttgctgactgtatagagcttccccatcttcggctgcaaagaatataatcaatctgatttcggtgttgaccatctggtgatgtccatgtgtagagtcttctcttgtgttgttggaagagggtgtttgctatgaccagtgcattctcttggcaaaactctattagcctttgccctgcttcattctgtactccaaggccaaatttgcctgttactccaggtgtttcttgacttcctacttttgcattccagtcccctataacgaaaaggacatcttttttggtgttagttctagaaggtcttgtaggtcatcatagaaccattcaactgcagtttcttcagcattacgggttgggtcatagacttggattaccgtgatattgaatggtttgccttgaaaacaaacattctgtcatttttgagactgcatccaagtactgcatttcggactcttttgctgactatgagagctactccatttcttctaagggattcttgcccacagtagtagggaatggtcatctgaattaaattagcccattctggtccattttcattcactgattcctaaaatgttgaaattcactcttgccacctcttatttaACCACttgcaatttaccttgattcatggcccTAACGTTCcagtttctatgcaatattgttctttacagcatcagacttcacttccatcaccagtcacatccacaactgggagttgtttttgctttggccccgtctcttcattcttcctggagcaatttctccactcttctccagtagaatatggggcacctactgacctggggagttcatctttcagtgtcctatctttttgctttttcatactgttcaagggttttcaaggcaagaacactaaagtggtttgccattcccttctccagtggaccatgttttgtcagaactctccaccatgacccgtccgtcttgggtggccccacacggcatggctcatagtttcaatgagttagacaaggctgtgttccatgtgatcagtttggttagttttctgtgactgtggttttcattctgtctgccttctgatggataagAGGCTTGTAGAAGTTTCCCAGTGGGAGAGTGGACTGTGGGGGAATCTGCTCTGGCTCTTGTTCTTATGGGCATGGCCGTGCTCAGCAAACCTTTAATCcggttttctgttgatgggcagggctgttccctccctgctgtttGGCCTGAGGATATACCCTGGCAGGGCAATGGCAGCGATGGCGGCCTCCTGCACAGGACGTGCGCCCGCACAGTGTACCCAGGgcccctgaccccacagcaggccaccgttgacccacgcctctgcaggagacactcacagCAAGTCTACATCAGTCTCTTGTGGgcacactgctcctttctcctggatcctggtgtgcacaaggttctgtttgtgccctccaagagtctgtttctccgtttccccagtcctgtggaagctCTGTAATTCAACCCCACTGGCCTTCACAGTCTAATTCCCTGGGGGttcccagtccctttgccagCTCCATTACTTGCTGCAACGGGTACACTCTGGGGAAGTGCCTCACATCCTACCGGCCTCATCTAAAGGTCTGCAAATACCCCAAGGGCAGGGGCCACTTCTCTGTCCCTTCCAATTCCCCCCAGGGCCACACTCAGAGCAGAAAATCCAGCACAGCCTGATTCATTCACCCTGGTTCCCCCACGACAACCAGATCATCAAGGTTTCCCTTCACGGAGGAAGTGAGGCAGGCCAGAGTGTCATGAAACAGTGACTGAGCGAAGCAGCCCGCGAGGGGAGAGGCCCGAGCGACAGCCCCTGAGAGTGCTGAGCCACTTTGCTGAGCACCCAGTACAGGTGCGGCATCACAGAGCACAGGGAGGGACGTGTTAAAAAGAGGACCTGAGGATGGAGCACACGGCAGCAGCTCCGCTTCAGGGGTCCGGGAGAGGAAAGTGCTCCCCACGTGCACAGAGGCGCTGGACTCGCACAGGAAGAGGAAACGACACGTATGTGCAGGACAGGCAGTGGCCAGAGAAACCACGGCGTGCTTCCGGTGAGACACCACAA is from Bos taurus isolate L1 Dominette 01449 registration number 42190680 breed Hereford chromosome 22, ARS-UCD2.0, whole genome shotgun sequence and encodes:
- the CHCHD6 gene encoding MICOS complex subunit MIC25 isoform X2; amino-acid sequence: MKEPGQPSRVGLLAPPAAALGPSGGREKDSKPPRPDCGSGRGPPRVQVDPLERCDWEQAVLQDELVRVATTEREAAASPWSVTLRRGEGGVDQEKQRLAQRARELESQEEELRCRDAFYKEQLGRLERQNLEAYRLSSQQFHEAATKIEGAIKPRRVEPVCSGLQAQILRCYRDRLQEVLLCADLVRAYQHCVSSAHKG